The following are encoded together in the Malaya genurostris strain Urasoe2022 chromosome 3, Malgen_1.1, whole genome shotgun sequence genome:
- the LOC131434123 gene encoding C-type lectin 37Da-like, protein MKKVIILFILAHLVLGAKRYCIPDIKANWFKAHEFCTTLGMELISIESQAEHNALIKFIRSTDKFSNATRFWIGASDLAEEGIYTWISSGRLVTFTNWAANEPNNINNTEHCIEIIHNIYINQVWQWNDMECRNEIAYFVCESEDIQCVDNF, encoded by the exons atgaaaaaagttattattttgtttatacTAGCGCACCTAGTGCTTGGTGCGAAAAGATATTGCATACCAGATATCAAG GCAAACTGGTTCAAGGCACATGAATTCTGCACGACTTTGGGGATGGAGCTGATCTCGATTGAATCCCAAGCTGAGCATAATGCACTGATCAAGTTCATCAGGTCGACCGATAAGTTTTCCAATGCTACCCGATTCTGGATCGGCGCTAGTGATCTGGCAGAAGAAGGAATCTACACTTGGATCTCTAGCGGTAGACTGGTCACCTTTACAAACTGGGCAGCCAACGAACCGAACAATATaaacaacaccgaacattgcatCGAGATAATTCACAATATCTACATAAATCAGGTTTGGCAGTGGAATGACATGGAATGTCGTAATGAAATCGCCTATTTCGTCTGTGAAAGTGAGGATATACAGTGCGTCGATAATTTTTAA
- the LOC131435374 gene encoding alcohol dehydrogenase 2-like, which translates to MSLSNKTAVVTGGANGIGFATAEELLKNGVSKILLLDLTTGLDAAQQAQLKTCYPKASVYYAQCDVTKKPQLEKALRQDAIQWLGGIDILVNSAGVFECEPARCIGVNLIGLIDCSLIAVDLMTKEKSGKGGFIVNISSIAGLEPYPVAAAYTASKHGVTGFTRSLGSDLMYNQTGVKFAAICPSATDTNILKAAGASTFTFPWMEPAAHEMLKKYTIQPPSAVGKCVVKVILGGETGSIWYSANNTISRVKYDANKYI; encoded by the exons ATGTCATTGAGTAACAAGACTGCTGTGGTTACCGGCGGAGCTAATGGGATCGGGTTTGCAACCGCCGAAGAGCTACTCAAAAACGGCGTATCG AAAATTCTCTTGTTGGATCTCACAACTGGCCTGGATGCAGCCCAGCAAGCGCAACTGAAGACATGCTACCCGAAAGCTTCCGTGTACTATGCTCAATGCGACGTAACCAAAAAACCGCAGCTGGAGAAAGCCTTGCGCCAGGATGCCATTCAGTGGTTAGGAGGAATAGACATTCTGGTGAACTCGGCTGGAGTATTTGAGTGCGAACCAGCTCGATGCATAGGTGTAAATTTG ATTGGTTTGATCGATTGTTCTTTGATCGCGGTTGATTTGATGACCAAGGAGAAATCGGGAAAGGGAGGTTTCATCGTTAATATTTCATCGATTGCAGGATTAGAACCTTACCCGGTAGCTGCCGCCTACACTGCTTCTAAACATGGTGTGACAGGTTTCACTAGAAGTCTTGGG TCTGACTTAATGTACAACCAAACTGGCGTAAAATTCGCAGCGATTTGCCCCAGTGCTACTGATACCAACATCCTGAAGGCAGCCGGCGCAAGTACTTTTACTTTTCCTTGGATGGAACCGGCGGCTCATGAAATGCTTAAGAAATATACGATCCAACC GCCAAGTGCCGTTGGCAAATGTGTTGTCAAAGTTATATTGGGAGGCGAAACAGGGTCGATTTGGTACTCGGCCAACAATACTATAAGCCGAGTTAAATATGATgcaaataaatatatttaa